Genomic segment of Sarcophilus harrisii chromosome 4, mSarHar1.11, whole genome shotgun sequence:
GACTTAGCTACATGGATCTACTGTCCTTTCCTTATCTCAGAGCAATATGCCCAGCCAAGAAAGTGACCGGAACAGTTGTGCAGTAAAGGCCACAGCAACctgagttttgtttttaatctgcaAGATTTATGGACAGAGACCATATTCACATCAAGCAGTTCAGTACtactggaaaaacaaaaccaaaaaacatctGATGCTAACAGTGACTGTAACgccctcctctcccccattcccttcattcactagttttttttttttttttttacagaatctATGATTGAAATAACTTACCCAGAGGCATCAATGGTGAAATCTGCTCTCTGCATCAACCTTTTGCTTCATTGCTAATGCACAGGTTGCATTATTTACTATTAAGTGTATTTTTAACTTTAGCAAACTTGGTCTGAACAGTTTGTTACCCTGGACTTTCTCCTAATCTATCCACTCCCCATAAGATTACAATGGAAGGACACACTCTGACCCAGTAGTAAGACTCTTGTGTGGTTAGTCAATTGTAAAGTGTTCCTCAATCTATTTCTACCCCAGTGAGACCCTCtatgtcaggggtcctcaaactttttaaatagggggccagttcactgtccctgtTGGAGGGCCTGTAAAGAAATTTCagagtcctgggtgagggggataaacgtcctcagctgctgcatctggctgtagtttgaggacccctgcagtctAGGTAGTGAGAATCTGAGGACAGTGGTGGCTTTTTTAAGGATTGAAAAAACAATTATGTGAAAGCAAGAGGAACTAGTAGGGGAATGAACATTTCAGAGAAAGCACAAATCAAGGACAGTAAGTGCAAAAtagggaaatgggggggggggggggggggaggaggattctgggaagatggtagagtaggtcAATTTCAAGGTCTCCAGATTCTCcccacaaaaagaacaaatttgcaccttaAACTAACAAGTGAAAGATtaagaagatttggggcagaacagggtcTCCTGATACAGCCCCCAGATAAGGATTAGCCCATAGGAAACATCTCCAGGCTAGCCCTGGGGCTGACTGAGTAAGgttggagcctcagcaggaacacAAACTTGTACTCCCTGACAGCCGCTCCGCTCCCACTAATGAAGGCCAACTGTGCTGAGACCTGGCCCTGGAGGAGCCAGAACAGAGGGGCAGGGATGCTGCATTGGGGGAGCTCTTGGATGGGGTTCCTGTCAGAGAGTTGAACTcaagctagaggcaccatccctTTAActcacaattagaggtgcttaacTTAATACCTCATTAGAGTCCTCTTGGTAGAGCCCAGGAGTAACTCATCTGAAGTGTATCTATATGCATGTTGCTCTCTGTATGTACATTCATTATATACGTGTGTGGCTCTGGATGCATATGTACATTTGTGTGCATCTATATTTTGAATCCGCTAGACATTCTGCCGGGCATATGACACCATTATGCTTTGTTTTGGTTATTCTTTCctgtgttattttgttttttttggttttcttggcaaaggtactggagggtttgccctttccttctccaggtcattttataaattgaagGCAACAGGATTTATttaacatttgaattcaggaagatatttttttctgatcctgGAACCCCATAACTCTGCACTGTCGCTGCTCATGAGAccaattcaaatctgacctcaagacATTTAACGAGCTGTGTGACTGAGCCAAGTTCCCCGTCGTTATTCTTCAagctacaaaatggggataatagcacctctcacagggttgctgtgaggatcaagttTTTGTAGTGTTTAAGCATAGTTCCTTACACatacatagtatgtgcttaatgcTTATTCTCTGTCCATTTCCCTTAAACTAAATAGAAGTTGATCTTGTCAAAGTAAAAGATTACCTTATTGCCATGTCTAGGGAAAATAATAGGGGATATTACTGGTTTGGGGATGAAAAAGAGGGAGGCTCATAACTACTAGCCCAATTCTCTAAGTAAATTAAAGGCCTCAAGCTGAATTGGGTTGGGGGATAGGATTGAGAtaaaaaatttgtaaatttttacTATGAAATTAAGAACTGCTTTTCTAACTAGGTAAAGTTAAGCTTAGTTATGAGACTTTTCCCAGCTCTATTTAGGAGCTTAAAAAGAGAGGAAGCAGATAATGGGGATAAGTCAAGGTGGTTTATGAGGAACTATAAGATTAGGGAATTGGGCAAAGCATCAGTATGGATGTCTAAATCTCTTTgtaggaaggaaggggggggggggggggaacccttCCTTATCCTGTGAAAGAATAATCTGTGGGTAGGTTCATAGTTGACACCAAGTTGGTGAATGATGGTTATCAGCTAAGTGTGAAAGCATATTGTATATATGCGTAtcttgcatatgtgtgtgtagattAGGAAGATTCAGATTCCTATATGAAAGGAAGCACCGTCTTTTGAGGGTAATTTAATCTATATATAGCAGCACAAAAAGGGTAGGCAAGATTGGAATCAAATATAGGTAGAAGATGGGATAAAATAAACAGTGGAGGGAATTTGCTACATATAGTAGTATGTATCAGCAGCTACCAGCAGTAAAGTGGTACAATGGtacagagtaccagccctggagtcaggagaacccgagtttaAACCTAATCccaaatagctgtgtgaccctggctaagtaATTTAGAATGCAAATGAATTATATTCAGTCTCAGTAGATGGTTgtttgagggggaggggagaaaggcaGGGTGATGCTGGCATTAGTACCCACATAAATCTATTGATGGTGGATGTAAAATGATTATGTTCATGCAACCTCCAAATCTACTAATTTCCAAAGACAAACTTTTtttggagggtgtgtgtgtgtgaacatatGAATCAATTGATGATATGCAAAAAATGACAGGGTAACACACAACAGATATTGCTGCCACTAAAAGCGATTGCTTTAATTTCCAGAGACTAGTACAAAAACTATGCTGTCATGGTACATTTTGGATCACATTATAGTCATTGTGCATATTTCTGAGGGCCTACAAGTTTAAcaaaatattagttttatttgccATTTATTGAACTAttccccatctgatgggcatTCATGGATTACCAGAAGTGCCACTGGAAATATTTTGGTATATCTTTTTGTCTGACTTTCAGGGTAGATGAGatttgttgggtcaaagggtatctGGAAAGTTCCAAGGAAGTTCcagactatttccattttttatcacCTTTAATTTGAAGGCTGAGCAGAACTGATTTTGAGGAACAGGTCACCAGACTCGCTGTATATAAGCAGATTATGTCTGGGGAGGGGACAAGTTTGATCTCCCCAAAATAGAAATGTTGACATCAATTAATGATGAGGACCCATAACTTGGTCTTGGGGATAAAGGCTCCCTGAGTTTAGTTTGCAGAATAcaacatattaataaaatatttattgagcacctaatATATGTaaggcactggaaatacaaagataaatttaatATTGTTCCTGTCCTGCAAAAGACCACAAATgcaaggggaggggaggggaagaagaaaagcagaaaggtgCTTTTCAATGCAAGACAATTAAAGGAATATCACATCCAGCAGCACATTACTGCCAAGTGAATGGTAGTAGTTTAGCATGACTTAAGTAAAAGATAACTTCAAAATTAAGAGACCTCTTGTCCCCTAGGGAAATTCTGTTGCCAAGACCCTGAAAAATTGACTGTTTTTACCTCCAGCTCCACTCCTAGCACTGGGATAATCTTTTTATTCCTTACCTACtattttccattaattccatAAAGATCTCTGAAGCTAAACACTCAGCTTTAGAATAAAGCAGCTAAGACAGGGTGTTCTTTGGTATCAACAGGACTTTGCTTTGATCTCATGCAATCTGACCTGAGGTCAAAACCAAATATTTGCAGAGAAGAAATAAACATTCTTCTTCCATGTGAAGCAGTTTTTGCAATGAACAAACAAATCAGGGCTTGCCCTTTGTGATCAACAATTCTGTGTAAGAAAAGACTGAACCTTCCAGTCAAGAGATAAATTCATCAAGACTACTTTCATTTACCAAaactatagttttatttttaaatgtagctAGTACAAGAACTGAGTGACCTTATTTACCTTACAAATATTAAAGGACTGAACTTAATTGTAAGTTCTTTCAAGTCAGAGTATATCATTTGACCTAGTTTAGTGGAAAGTATAAATTTCCTATTAATGTTCCTTTCTTACTCAAAACTACTCCAGATAAAATTCCTCCCATTGCAGATTAAATTCCTCTTCTACATAAACATTCCCTGACTATTGACAGTTCTTTCTGAATCTTCCTAAAGTGAGAGATGGAATCTAAAAAGTAGTTACCAAAGCCAAATTTTGTTTAACACTTTTAAGACAGTATATTATACATAAATCCATAACTATCATCCATCATGATGTGATACAGGagtaacaaaaaataagaaacatcAAGACAAGCTTGGACCACCCTGATGAAAAATAGTTGGACCATCGGAAAAATACACAATGCAtggaaagatcatttaaaaataaaggcacACTTAGGTTATCAGCAAAAGCTGTTTCAGGAGATCAGATTCTTAAATGGAATGTTATATTACTTAAGCCCAGCTcatgccatttcttctccaaccCATTAATAAACAAGTTTGCAAAAagtacaaggggaaaaaaaaggaaaatggaatatttttactGATATAATCCAAAACAGAGCTGGGTTTCccttaagaaaaatggaaaaaacacttCAAGAGGGAAACATGGTGAAAAAACAAAGGTATagagggatacaaatacaaattggTTAtacctgacatttatatagtgttttataaggtcttttatgatttttaaatcataattattTGAATTAATCTTTGCAAGTTAAATGTGCTTaacaggaggaaaagaatttcaaGATTTATTTGAGCAACAGGGCAGTGTGACCAACAATAATTAATACTCTCTCACAAATATGTAATCTAGGATTTGAAGGAGTTTTTCCCCCCAGAAAACAATTGCAGgtatgatatagaaaaaaatacaatcatTGAATGtacaaaaaaattcccaggaagctTTTATGATCTAATGGCAttatatataaaggaaattattGACCTTATATAATGACTTGAGTATGATAATAGAAAGATAAACCTTGCAAACCCAAAACATATTAAACTACATTTGtaaaaaactgaagcccagaagtGCCAAGAAGCAGTCCAAATTAATTGAAATGTTATCAAGTAGCAGATTGAGGATTCGAGCCAAGACTTTCCTTAGAATAAAGCCAAATAAAGATGGGACAAAAAGGGCAGAATTATCAAGAGAATTGTCTTTGCCATGCATCCACTGGGACTTGATGCTAACACCTTTGACGGGGGCTCAAATGGATGGATAAGGAGGTTTAATCGCATATTCTTACTTCTTTCTGCCCATCTAGGCAGTAGTAGAAAGAATTTTGAGAAATCTGAACCCAAAGTTTGTCTCCACAATGTGAACATTGTCAAGTACCATACCATGGCCTCCTAGGTGCTTTAAAATTTCCTACCCCAAAGTAGCTGTTAACTgagaaaatataagcaaaacaTTTCATAGAGAAGTGATAATTACAATATTTCAGCCCTCTAGATGgaagaggaattttttaaaaaaataaaacctggcAATTCTGATATACTTATGATAGCCTCTGTGCTAAAAGTAAAACAGTTGATAAATTCTTCAAGTAGAAGGATCAAGAACCATAGAAGTGACCATCTGAGTTTCTCATAGATCTGGAGTACAAGGTATCAGAATGTGTTTTGGAGTATTTTACCTTATCTAGGAAATGTGTAAGTTTTAACTTTAGAGTCAAGATCCtttctccattaattttccaTCCCCACTCAGCACTGAATAGAGCAAGTAGGGAAAGAGGCTTATTTATAAGCTGGCTTACAAGATAAATCTAATCTACTTCTAGGTTAACAGGGATATTTTCAACAGGGGAATATTATTTTGTAACTTTACAGGCTATGGCAGAAGTTCCTTAGGATAAGAGGAAAAAGCCCTAGCTCTGGAATTAAtggatctaggttcaaatcctaactttggacccttattatttttgtgatattGGGTAAATCAGTCAGTTTAATTTCCAAGATTTAAGAGCACAGAACACAAGATCTCCCATCTTAATGGAAGCTGGAAAGGCTCAATTTGTACAGGTTAGCCAACCaggtaatgatttttttaaaagccaatgaCAAATTTAATACACCCAATCTAGTAAATATTTAGACTAAAGAAACCTTGTTTGTTCAGTAGTTATCTGAAAATGTACCCAAGAAGTTGATGAACAATGGGCATAGGTCAAACAAGACACTATTAGATGTCTCAGAAGGGTTGTTAGCAGACTAGTATTTTAAGCAAATGTTAAATACTACACACAAAGTACTAtactaggtgctagggatacaaagacaaaggtcCTATTCTTGAGCTTAAACTCAAACTGGGCAGAGtaagaatatatagaaataacaAGGGAatgtatgaaagaaaaagaaaattttctaagtGAGCTGGCCTTCCTCTTGAGGGGAAGGATTAGAAAAGTTAAGAGGAGAGTTgggatcaaaaaagggaaatccCTTTCAGTAAAAGTTATAAAGGCACAGTACCGATATGGGAAGAGGTGGGCAAAGACCATGGCTGAATTCTGTCTGGATGAAAAAGAGTTATGTGAAGTGGTACATGAAGTAAAACGGGGTTAGTTTGAATACTAGGAATGTATTTCTGGGGCAATGGGATCTAGGAGTAAGTTTATCAGATTAAAGGTTGCAGCAAAGTTAAGGTAGTAGAATGAAAAGGAGAGAACAGATGTCCAAGATGTTTAAGGGGCAGAATAGCTCCATTTCTGTACCAACTCTGAAAATTAAGATGCCAAAGAATTTGGTGAACAGAACCCTGATTGTTTTTGAGGTTTGACATGATTTAacgtttaaaaaaaatctctgaatgtCTCTAAACAATTAATTAAGCAAACTTTTATTGAAGCATTAAGTTTTGTggtacagattttaaaaatacattttaactgATTAAAGTCCAACACCATGAAGAGAGAAATTATGACACCAAAACTTCACCTCTTCTGATCATACTAGATTAATTTAGATTAATATCCATTCAACAGCTTTCACTTTTCTATCAGAGGCTTGTTTTGATACTTATATAAATTTGTGCATTTTTCAACTAGATAGAAAGGGATGttcagtatattaaaaaaaaaaaaaaaaaaaatcagacctcAAGCCAACAAATGTCATCTTCAAATCTTTTGGGACACTGTTCAAGAACAAAATCCACTTGAATTATTGGTCCTCAAAAATATCAAGCACCAAAAAATATCAGGTGCCTCATTACAGATCACAGAATCAAATTTACTAGGTTGGTAGAATGCTTCCTTCAATGAAGCCTTTAGTCAACAACATGcttaaaataaaagtcaaaacaGTGTTCCAACCACTTGATTACTAACCAAgcagattttttaaagtttagaaacactaaaaaaaagtgtttcattTATAAATACGGAAGGAACAAAACACCACTGCATCAATCCAGAAAGTCAAAACAAAATTAGAGGAcaagaggaaaatttaaaagttaattttgttGGTCTCACAACTGCTAAAATCCCACAGTTATTTGTTGAAAATGCCAACTCTTGAAAGCCTGCATCTACTAGTCATCCATTAAATGACCATTTCTGAACATGCCTTATTTtaaatcaatagtattttacttcaCTGTCTGTCCAAATAACCTAGACAATTCTCACTTTGTGCAGTCATTCACTTGATGCCATCAAATCATGGTTAAAGGAATCACCACATTAATTAAGAGGAACAGATGAAGTCACAACACTATCAAATACAGCATAATAGTCTCATGCACCACAATATCACAGGACTTTCAGTCACAAGATAAAAAGGCATATCAATTCTGCTTGGAACAACAAAATTAGGTTAACAGTATATTCTTTACTCACAATTAGGTTGAAATGGCTGCTAAGGAAAAAGTTATGGTGAATGATCCAAGCTGACCGGAATATCTAGTCTGGTAAATTCCATCTCTTTTACACTAAATCTCCCTATTaaatttgttgatttaaaaaaattattaagtatttgaaggtTTGTGGCTATACATTTGGTGCTCTATTAGCTGTGGAGTATGGAAATAGCATAGTTAGAACCTTCTGTCAATGCATTCTAATTATAACCCACACATAATGGAGAAAGTCTTGGTGCCCCACTCCCCCCTCCTTGCCAATCATACATCAAAAGAGACCACCAAACCCACCTTGACATAAATTTAGATCTGGAGGAAGCTTCTTCCCCCAAAAGGTGAAAGGCTAATGTTAAACTCAGTGCAACAGTATATTGCTCATTTTATGAAGGGGAAGTGGAAATCACTGAGCTTAAAGAACTAAAGATACAGGGAGCAAAAATAATGTTCCAATactcaaaattttaatataataaaatgatcagTTCCAAGTAATCATTAATTTTCATTAAGAAGGTAAAGTTACTAATTTCTCAAGTGCATTTGTGTTTTAAATTAGTCATTAATTTCATTAGaattaatagagaaaaatgtGGTCTAGAAATTGGAAGAAACTGCCCACAAAAAATATCTGGCAGTAATTTAACAGAACAGTCCCAGATGATTTAGGCTGAGGCCAACACCTAATGAGGACGAAAGCCTTGTCTGTGGGGGATTTTTGGTGATACCTGGAGAAAAATTACACCGTGCATAATCctaattgaattgtttttacaAGTGTTGTAAAGTCTCATACAGTAAAAGTTTTTCTCTACATGCACTTCAAGTTCACAGCAAGAGTGGCATAGAATACCTAAACACAGAAGAGAGCAGTCATGCAAGATATCTAACTCCTTGATATAATAATGCATACAATTCAAAATGATTATACTATGATTACATCTAGGGCTTTCCGAAACTACAAGGTGGTGGGTATGGAAAGCATGGCCCCCTGTATCATTAACTAGAAAGCTGCCACCACCTTCTATTTGTGTTCTCTTTTTgcgttttttcttcatttttcttaatcaACTCTGCTGTTGCTGACGATTCTTAGCAAAACTGGTAAAAACGAAATTGTAATCATTGAACTGAGCAATCTGGCGATCAAGACGTTTAAACCCTTCAATCTTTTGGGCCGAAGAAAACACTGTGCGACATTTAGAActctagggggaaaaaattaagaaactgtTTAGAATATACCAAAGTCAAAGTAGCTTTTTCAAgcaaagttataattttttttttttttggggggggggaagagtttAGGgttttttgaattgattttttgaatCATTTTGGCTTATGTTGTCAAGTGCTTAGGCCAACTTCttaaaagatacattttaaaCATGCTCATGAAACACTCAGGAACCCCACCAGGCTCTAAGAGTATGGTGATAAGAGAGCactattaatatttattcattcttacAAAGATGTCATGGTAAGTTTTAGTCCATTAAACACAGGACCATTTTATGTAGGGGTAAAGTCCACTCCCtatctaaaatattatttgtgaatCCAAGTATTTTTATGAGGAAACAGTAATTTCAGATAAATGGTATTCTTGAAACAATTGCTCTATACTCCAGGCTATTGTTAGCAACAATAAAACAGGTTACCTGATTTACAAAGAGGGTGGTCACAAATTTTCCAGGCTTGAAAATTTCCACTACTTTCCTGATCAGGTCATCGTAAGAGGTCTGACCTATGTTAGTTTCAAAGCTAACATAAGAAAATTCTGGTTCTGGAGTGATGTGAATAGTCCAATAAGTTCccttagaggggaaaaaaaaaaagtttgcttcaatAAAGACaataacagtttaaaaaaaaagccaaccaCTTTATGCAGAATTACTTACATCCgatttcattccattcattgAATACCCACAAGGATTGAACATTGTAGCATCAATGACAGAACCTGGTATCAGGTCACGAATTCCACTCACCTGGAAATTTTAATACAGAAATTAAGACAATGTTAGAATATTAGAAATAAGCCAGTACATGGCTTAGCAACAAAAATTAAGACTTAAAACCAAAGCTTACACGAGTGACATCATTTGCAGTAACACCATCTTTCATGTAGAACTGGTCCATAACTGCTGGGTCAAGCTCACTCATCAGAATTTCCAGTGTCTGATCTGGCTGATTAATGACTCGACTCTCTGGAAAATCCAGAGTGTACAAGTacctataaagataaaaaaatttaccCTGCCAATGATGGAACtaacataattcttttttaaaaacaagcaaaaattatACAATTGTATTTAGACATACCAGCAATCAGAATTCATACGCCCCATACAATATGCTGCTCCATCTGTTGAAAAGGGAACAAAATTTTAATCcaatttatagttttaggtctCATAACGATCTTATTCTAATTAATCTTGAAATAATTAGGCTCATACCCTTATTATAACAGATTCATAATTATCAGACTTAAGCAGTCATGACAGAAATTAAGGTTACTTTCTGGTCTCTATCATACCTCTAATTTAATCTGTTAGGAGTACAGaaagacatgaataaaatgaaCAATACAATTAGGTTAGATATGGCTGAATTTATTAGATCTGTTATGAAACAAACCTGATTTATCTATATGGCACTAGTGGTTTATGCAAAGGACTATCCCTTCTCATTCTTAACTTATACACACAAAAAGTGTCCCACCTAAGTACTTAAGTGAAATGTAAGGCAAAGATTCACACCACATGCTCTTCCACCCACAAAACCATTTCATCCTCAAAAGATCGTacattcaaatggaaaaggaaagtaaaCAAAATATACAAGCATTAAACTCAACTCTAAACAACTTGCGATTTGCCTACAGTCAAACAATTTTGAGCTTTggcttcctcatccataaaatgttaATTCTGTAATAATATTTATCTAACTCCATAAAAGactcaaatatatgtaaagtaacccaaacaaaaccaattcaccaaaaaaaaaaaaaaaaaaaaaaaatccttattaatagcaataaaataagcccaaagggagaaatttgtgaaaagaaaaaactaaaggtTATAGCTACTAAACATTTCAACCAGAATCCCTTTCTGTTTATATACTGACCAATAAAATGTTCtgtattaattttctatttattcaacGCCTATTTACAAAATCTAATTAACACATCCATTTTAATTGAACTTACTTGGGAAAATTTCATTAAGGAATTCTACTTCTTCCTGGAAATTCCTGTGTGGGTACTCCTGGTGAGAAGGCTTCATGAAATTCTTACGAGAATAAAAGAAGCTCTGAAAAGCATAAAAACACAATGTAATTAAAACCCCACATTAATTATCATGAAAATCTCAAATCATAATTATACTATTTCACCTGAAATGATATTgttcagttttaaaaacaaatgaaagaaacttTCATTTCTCTCCTCCCAATAAACTCTTATTTATCTTAAAACTCCTTGAAACCAGGGGAAGGTTTATTCTGATTACTGCCTTCTGTGGTTGAAGAATGGAGATAATAGCTATAATTATAGAAAATAGTTTGTGATCTAAAGTAAGCAACCTTTTCTTTTGGGATAGAAATTTAAACTGGAAgggagaatgaggagaaagaaaataaattgaaatcaaTTCTAATGCAAAAGGGTGGTCTGGAGTGGAGAATATTTCTTATTCCAAAGTGATTCTTGAACCACACTTGACATGGAACCACCAT
This window contains:
- the AMD1 gene encoding S-adenosylmethionine decarboxylase proenzyme, which translates into the protein MEAAHFFEGTEKLLEVWFYRQQPDDGKGSGDLRTIPRFEWDKLLENVHCLIISVTKTDKQEAYVLSESSMFVSKRRFILKTCGTTLLLQALVPLLELAREYSGFDSIQSFFYSRKNFMKPSHQEYPHRNFQEEVEFLNEIFPNGAAYCMGRMNSDCWYLYTLDFPESRVINQPDQTLEILMSELDPAVMDQFYMKDGVTANDVTRVSGIRDLIPGSVIDATMFNPCGYSMNGMKSDGTYWTIHITPEPEFSYVSFETNIGQTSYDDLIRKVVEIFKPGKFVTTLFVNQSSKCRTVFSSAQKIEGFKRLDRQIAQFNDYNFVFTSFAKNRQQQQS